In Arthrobacter sp. SLBN-83, one DNA window encodes the following:
- a CDS encoding Na+/H+ antiporter subunit D, with product MNIASLAPLAVVLPILGAALTFLLIRHSRAQRAVSIALLSLTLLLECLLLASAWNGGTTAVNLGGWVPPFGIVMVVDQFSSLMLVVSSAVSLAVLVYATGQGMADGDEDAPVSIFHPTYLILVAGVSNAFLSGDLFNLYVGFEILLTASYVLMTLGGTGPRIRAGVTYVVVSVVSSVLFLIAIAMVYGATGTVNMADLAIKLGELDQGTKTLLHVMLLVAFGIKAAVFPLSFWLPDSYPTAPAPVTAVFAGLLTKVGVYAMVRTETLLFPGDTLNTPLMVAALLTMVVGILGALAQSDIKRLLSFTLVSHIGYMVFGLAMSSAVGLAAAVFYVAHHITIQTSLFLVTGLIERRGGSSSVDRLGGLAKLSPMLALLFFIPGMNLAGIPPFSGFLGKVGLLQAGVELGTPLAYALVIGGVVTSLLTLLAIARVWNRAFWRRPTDAEHPDPVLLAAPGARASGPGAKANNTVTLLPRTMVGSTAGLVVLGVALTVFAGPLFSLSDRAARDMLDRAPYIQAVLGEGTAVPGSAAGTTAGGGAR from the coding sequence GTGAACATTGCAAGCCTGGCCCCGCTCGCCGTCGTCCTTCCCATCCTGGGCGCCGCCCTCACCTTCCTGCTCATCCGGCACTCCCGGGCCCAGCGTGCGGTGAGCATCGCCCTGCTGTCGCTGACCCTGCTGCTTGAGTGCCTCCTGCTGGCGTCCGCCTGGAACGGCGGCACCACCGCGGTGAACCTGGGCGGCTGGGTGCCGCCATTCGGCATCGTCATGGTGGTGGACCAGTTCTCGTCGCTGATGCTGGTGGTGTCCTCCGCCGTGAGCCTGGCCGTGCTGGTCTACGCCACCGGGCAGGGCATGGCCGACGGCGACGAGGACGCCCCGGTCTCGATCTTCCACCCCACCTACCTGATCCTGGTGGCCGGGGTGTCCAACGCGTTCCTGTCCGGGGACCTCTTCAACCTGTACGTCGGCTTCGAGATCCTGCTGACCGCAAGCTACGTGCTGATGACCCTGGGCGGCACCGGGCCGCGCATCCGGGCCGGCGTCACCTACGTGGTGGTGTCCGTAGTGTCCTCGGTGCTGTTCCTGATCGCCATCGCCATGGTCTACGGCGCCACCGGCACGGTCAACATGGCGGACCTGGCCATCAAGCTCGGCGAACTGGACCAGGGCACCAAAACGCTCCTGCACGTGATGCTGCTGGTGGCGTTCGGCATCAAGGCAGCCGTCTTTCCCCTCTCCTTTTGGCTCCCGGACTCCTACCCCACGGCCCCGGCGCCGGTCACCGCGGTATTCGCCGGGTTGCTCACCAAGGTGGGCGTGTACGCGATGGTCCGGACCGAGACCCTGCTGTTCCCCGGCGACACCCTGAACACACCCCTGATGGTGGCGGCGCTGCTGACCATGGTGGTGGGTATCCTGGGTGCGCTGGCCCAGAGCGACATCAAGCGCCTGCTTTCGTTCACCCTGGTCAGCCACATCGGCTACATGGTGTTCGGCCTGGCCATGTCCTCGGCGGTGGGGCTGGCCGCGGCAGTCTTCTACGTGGCGCACCACATCACCATCCAGACCAGCCTCTTCCTGGTAACCGGCCTGATTGAACGCCGGGGTGGCAGTTCCTCGGTGGACCGGCTGGGCGGCCTGGCCAAGCTCTCGCCCATGCTGGCGCTGCTGTTCTTCATTCCCGGGATGAACCTGGCCGGCATCCCGCCGTTCTCCGGATTCCTGGGCAAGGTGGGGCTGCTGCAGGCCGGCGTGGAGCTGGGCACGCCGCTGGCCTACGCGCTGGTGATCGGCGGTGTGGTGACCAGCCTCCTGACGCTGCTCGCCATCGCCAGGGTATGGAACCGCGCGTTCTGGCGCCGCCCAACCGACGCCGAACATCCGGACCCGGTGCTGCTCGCCGCGCCTGGGGCGAGGGCTTCCGGGCCCGGAGCCAAGGCCAACAACACCGTGACCCTCCTGCCGCGCACCATGGTGGGTTCCACGGCGGGCCTGGTGGTCCTCGGTGTCGCCCTGACCGTTTTTGCCGGGCCGCTGTTCAGTCTTTCGGACCGGGCCGCACGGGACATGTTGGACCGGGCACCGTACATCCAGGCGGTCCTGGGTGAGGGCACCGCCGTACCGGGTTCAGCTGCCGGGACAACCGCCGGGGGAGGAGCACGATGA
- a CDS encoding Na+/H+ antiporter subunit E, with protein sequence MSRKRISLRQELPLLVWLVVVWGALWQDFSPGNLLFGALLAVGVARLFYLPPVELSGRFNILYAAPFALVFLWKVVVASAQVLYLATVRGPKVTNAVVAVRLRSHQDLIVTATGHVISLIPGSLVVEVDRSTSTLYLHALNITSPEDVEGLRNEVRSIEAGLIRIMGSREELEAVRMEAAA encoded by the coding sequence ATGAGCCGCAAACGAATCTCCCTGCGCCAGGAACTGCCGCTCCTGGTCTGGCTGGTGGTTGTCTGGGGCGCCCTATGGCAGGATTTCAGCCCAGGCAACCTCCTGTTCGGTGCCTTGCTGGCCGTGGGCGTGGCCCGGCTCTTCTACCTTCCGCCGGTGGAGCTCAGCGGCCGCTTCAACATCCTTTATGCGGCGCCCTTTGCCCTGGTGTTCCTGTGGAAAGTGGTGGTGGCCAGCGCCCAGGTGCTCTACCTCGCCACGGTCCGCGGGCCGAAGGTAACCAACGCCGTCGTCGCCGTCCGGCTGCGCAGCCACCAGGACCTGATCGTCACCGCCACCGGGCACGTCATCTCCCTGATCCCGGGGTCCCTGGTGGTGGAGGTGGATCGCTCCACGTCCACCCTTTACCTGCACGCACTCAACATCACCTCGCCGGAAGACGTGGAGGGCCTGCGGAACGAAGTGCGGTCCATCGAGGCCGGCCTGATCCGGATCATGGGCAGCCGGGAAGAACTTGAAGCCGTCCGAATGGAGGCCGCCGCATGA
- a CDS encoding monovalent cation/H+ antiporter complex subunit F, which translates to MMHVVLAVTAVIFSLAAAAAIIRIARGPSLLDRVLATDVLLAILGGALCIDMAVNRHLNNLMLVVAISVIGFIGSVTVARFVADRRVKPDES; encoded by the coding sequence ATGATGCATGTAGTCCTGGCTGTTACAGCCGTCATCTTCTCGCTGGCCGCGGCCGCGGCCATCATCCGGATCGCGCGCGGACCTTCGCTGCTGGACCGGGTGCTCGCCACCGACGTGCTGCTGGCCATCCTGGGCGGGGCGCTGTGCATCGACATGGCCGTGAACCGGCACCTGAACAACCTGATGCTGGTGGTGGCCATCTCCGTCATCGGCTTCATCGGGTCCGTGACGGTGGCGAGGTTCGTGGCGGACCGGAGGGTGAAGCCTGATGAGTCCTGA
- the mnhG gene encoding monovalent cation/H(+) antiporter subunit G, whose translation MSPDFSGPDAWIDLVSAIFMVVGALMSLGAAIGLLRFPDLLSRMHAATKPQVLGLFLLLAAIGLQMRTWWVWPVLVVAWIFQLLTVPVSAHMVGRAGYRTKHLHRELLTADELEAVVQKAAAEAALKDSPDDGRQR comes from the coding sequence ATGAGTCCTGACTTTTCCGGCCCTGACGCCTGGATCGACCTTGTGTCGGCCATATTCATGGTGGTGGGCGCACTCATGTCCCTGGGCGCCGCGATCGGCCTGCTCCGTTTCCCGGACCTGCTGAGCCGCATGCACGCCGCCACCAAGCCCCAGGTCCTGGGCTTGTTCCTTCTGCTGGCCGCGATTGGGCTGCAGATGCGGACATGGTGGGTGTGGCCGGTGCTGGTGGTGGCCTGGATCTTCCAGCTGCTGACGGTGCCCGTGTCCGCCCACATGGTGGGCCGCGCCGGCTACCGCACCAAGCACCTGCACCGGGAGCTGCTCACCGCCGATGAACTGGAGGCCGTGGTGCAGAAAGCCGCCGCCGAGGCTGCCCTGAAGGACAGCCCCGACGACGGCCGGCAACGCTAG
- a CDS encoding DUF4235 domain-containing protein, which produces MNLLIKLLGTGVSLGAGLAGTKLVNTIWEKTTGQKPPTGKHEDVPTSLRSALTFALISASVSAIIQVLANRGTQRAIARFAKTQDIV; this is translated from the coding sequence ATGAACCTTCTCATCAAGCTGCTCGGGACCGGGGTGAGCCTCGGCGCAGGCCTGGCCGGCACCAAGCTGGTCAACACCATCTGGGAAAAGACCACCGGACAGAAGCCGCCCACCGGCAAGCACGAGGACGTCCCCACCAGCCTGCGTTCGGCGTTGACCTTTGCGCTGATCTCGGCGTCGGTCAGCGCCATCATCCAGGTCCTGGCCAACCGCGGCACCCAGCGCGCCATCGCCCGGTTCGCCAAGACCCAGGACATCGTCTAG
- a CDS encoding CDGSH iron-sulfur domain-containing protein: MNLEQHGTGADVDQVNAEQDPASSIVVCPDGPLIVRGEFEIVTPSGAAVPRDRKTVALCRCGASAIKPYCDGTHKMIKFRTEPPAA, encoded by the coding sequence ATGAACCTTGAACAGCATGGAACAGGAGCCGACGTGGACCAGGTAAATGCGGAGCAGGACCCTGCCAGTTCGATCGTGGTCTGCCCGGACGGGCCCCTCATTGTCCGGGGTGAGTTTGAGATCGTCACCCCGTCCGGTGCTGCCGTGCCCCGGGACCGGAAGACGGTGGCCTTGTGCCGTTGCGGGGCGTCCGCCATCAAGCCGTACTGCGACGGCACGCACAAGATGATCAAGTTCCGCACCGAGCCCCCGGCCGCCTAG
- a CDS encoding glycosyltransferase — protein sequence MTGAAAAGAPAVREVGPHLVTDAEYILPLRWTEDSGLAELTDYLRHLAGWIPVAVVDGSDPHFFDRHRAAFPAAVRHIRPDCIALDGRASNGKVAGVMAGLRTSGASFLVIADDDVRYTREALTAVVHYLKSADVVRPQNYFVPLPWHGRWDTARTLVNRAWSADYPGTLGVRRDALLATGGYAGVLFENLELIRTIKAAGGRERILPDLFVARRPPTARHFLRQRVRQAYDGFAQPRRLAAELALLPAAAAGFFLPGQVRGMALGGLSAAAVAFAEIGRRRHNGTAVFPASAAWCAPLWALERAVCAWLALGFRWRGGIPYAGSRIRTAAHSEAELRRRHGGRLQGVTGRGVPGKAGTTTMDAVQA from the coding sequence GTGACAGGCGCCGCCGCGGCAGGTGCGCCCGCGGTAAGGGAGGTGGGGCCCCACCTGGTCACTGACGCGGAGTACATCCTTCCCCTGCGCTGGACAGAGGACTCGGGCCTGGCAGAGCTGACGGACTACCTCCGCCACCTTGCGGGCTGGATCCCCGTCGCCGTGGTGGACGGCTCGGACCCCCACTTCTTTGACCGCCACCGTGCCGCGTTTCCCGCAGCGGTCCGCCACATCCGGCCGGACTGCATAGCCCTTGACGGGCGGGCCAGTAACGGCAAGGTTGCAGGCGTCATGGCCGGCCTGCGCACCTCAGGCGCGTCCTTCCTTGTCATCGCCGACGACGACGTCCGTTACACGCGCGAGGCCCTCACCGCCGTCGTCCATTACCTGAAGTCCGCTGACGTGGTGCGGCCGCAGAACTACTTCGTGCCCCTCCCCTGGCACGGCCGGTGGGATACGGCCCGGACCTTGGTCAACCGCGCCTGGTCTGCCGACTACCCGGGAACGCTCGGTGTGCGCCGCGACGCGCTGCTGGCCACCGGCGGCTATGCGGGTGTCCTGTTCGAAAACCTTGAGCTCATCAGGACCATCAAGGCCGCCGGCGGGAGGGAGCGGATCCTTCCGGACCTGTTCGTGGCCCGCAGGCCGCCCACTGCCCGGCACTTCCTGCGCCAGCGCGTGCGCCAGGCCTACGACGGCTTCGCGCAGCCGCGACGGCTGGCCGCCGAGCTCGCCCTGCTGCCGGCAGCGGCAGCAGGATTTTTCCTTCCAGGCCAGGTGCGGGGAATGGCCCTGGGCGGACTCTCCGCGGCGGCCGTCGCCTTTGCAGAAATCGGACGACGGCGGCACAACGGGACCGCCGTCTTCCCCGCCTCGGCAGCATGGTGCGCTCCGCTTTGGGCACTTGAACGGGCCGTCTGCGCCTGGCTGGCCCTCGGGTTCAGGTGGCGGGGCGGCATCCCCTACGCGGGCAGCAGGATCAGGACGGCGGCGCACTCCGAGGCGGAGCTCCGGCGGCGCCACGGGGGCAGGCTCCAGGGCGTCACAGGCAGAGGCGTCCCCGGCAAAGCAGGAACAACAACGATGGATGCGGTGCAGGCATGA
- a CDS encoding iron-containing redox enzyme family protein — MRIPETRGPVSSALFEVLAQAPGTAGPGLDGLYSLVARQLAGTGDIIADEDIQLALFCLYELHYSGLDGVSDHWEWEPSLIRVRRLIEEPFEAALRAAAHQAAGNFELPGGVAMTSDAVADVLFGLAATDTGPSVSRYVARKATLDQLKEFLVHKSMYQLKEADPHTWAIPRLSGRPKAALVEIQADEYGGGRPERMHSALFARTMRGLGLDDSYGAYVDAVPAMSLASVNLMSLCGLNRRLRGAITGHLAIYEMTSSQPNRFYGNGFRRHGFGPDVTHYFDEHVEADAVHEQIAGRDLAGGLVEAEPQLLADVLFGATAVMAIDSRISAHLMSSWEAGQTSLRAAA; from the coding sequence ATGAGAATCCCGGAAACCAGAGGACCCGTCAGCAGCGCATTGTTCGAGGTCCTGGCGCAGGCTCCGGGCACCGCCGGGCCGGGCTTGGACGGGCTGTACTCCCTGGTGGCGCGGCAGCTGGCCGGCACCGGCGACATCATTGCCGACGAGGACATCCAACTCGCGCTGTTCTGCCTTTACGAACTCCATTACTCCGGCCTGGACGGCGTTTCGGACCACTGGGAGTGGGAGCCGTCGCTGATCAGGGTCCGCCGGCTGATCGAGGAACCGTTCGAAGCGGCACTGCGCGCTGCCGCGCACCAGGCCGCCGGGAACTTCGAACTGCCCGGCGGGGTTGCCATGACCAGCGACGCCGTTGCCGACGTCCTCTTCGGCCTGGCCGCCACGGACACTGGTCCCAGCGTGTCCCGCTACGTGGCCAGGAAAGCCACGCTGGACCAGCTCAAGGAGTTCCTGGTCCACAAATCCATGTACCAGCTGAAGGAAGCCGATCCGCACACCTGGGCCATTCCGCGGCTCAGCGGCCGCCCCAAGGCGGCCCTGGTGGAAATCCAGGCGGACGAATACGGCGGCGGGCGGCCTGAGCGGATGCACAGCGCGCTGTTCGCCCGGACCATGCGCGGTCTGGGCCTGGACGACAGCTACGGCGCCTACGTGGACGCCGTCCCCGCGATGTCCCTGGCCTCCGTCAACCTCATGTCGCTCTGCGGTTTGAACCGGCGGCTCCGCGGCGCCATCACCGGGCACCTGGCAATCTACGAAATGACGTCCTCCCAACCCAACCGCTTCTACGGCAACGGATTCCGCCGGCACGGCTTCGGCCCGGACGTCACGCACTACTTTGACGAGCACGTGGAGGCCGACGCCGTCCACGAACAGATCGCGGGACGCGACCTTGCCGGCGGCCTGGTGGAGGCTGAACCTCAACTGCTTGCCGACGTGCTGTTCGGGGCCACGGCCGTCATGGCCATCGACAGCCGCATTTCCGCCCACCTGATGTCGTCCTGGGAAGCTGGGCAGACGTCACTCCGGGCGGCGGCGTGA
- a CDS encoding ECF transporter S component gives MSTAAIKKTTSRSWRVVDIVVAALVAIAGGVIFWAWDQGAAALSAPMNAAYPPLTGLLAGGWMIPGVLGMLIIRKPGAALFCETVAATGELLMGSQYGASVLFSGFIQGLGAEIIFAVFVYRKFNLPVSLLAGAAAGFFCGLNDSFAPWGWNIAYSGADKFAYIVLTTISGAVLAGGLSWLATRGLARTGVLSSFASRKAATEPVFS, from the coding sequence ATGAGCACTGCAGCAATCAAGAAGACCACCAGCAGGTCCTGGCGCGTCGTGGATATCGTGGTGGCCGCGCTGGTGGCCATCGCCGGCGGCGTCATCTTCTGGGCGTGGGACCAGGGCGCGGCAGCGTTGTCGGCCCCCATGAACGCCGCCTACCCACCCCTCACCGGGCTGCTGGCCGGCGGATGGATGATTCCGGGCGTGCTGGGCATGCTCATCATCCGCAAGCCGGGCGCGGCCCTGTTCTGCGAAACCGTGGCCGCCACCGGCGAGCTGCTCATGGGCTCCCAGTACGGCGCCTCGGTGCTGTTCTCCGGGTTCATCCAGGGCCTGGGTGCGGAGATCATCTTCGCCGTCTTCGTTTACCGGAAGTTCAACCTGCCCGTCTCCCTGTTGGCGGGCGCCGCGGCCGGCTTCTTCTGCGGCCTGAACGACTCGTTTGCGCCGTGGGGCTGGAACATCGCCTACTCGGGCGCGGACAAGTTCGCCTACATCGTCCTCACCACCATCTCCGGCGCGGTCCTGGCCGGCGGCCTGTCCTGGCTCGCCACCCGTGGCCTGGCCCGCACTGGCGTGCTGAGCTCCTTCGCCTCCCGCAAGGCTGCCACGGAGCCAGTCTTCTCCTGA
- a CDS encoding ABC transporter ATP-binding protein — MAPSQGAAGAVRPAAVTARGWGWRHAGRAKPAVHALDLGITPGERVLLLGPSGAGKSTLLHALAGVLGDIDDDGEAGDADESGSLLVDGAVPRSQRGRAGLMQQDPETQVVLSRVGDDVAFGAENLAVPREAIWARVHEALADVGLSHLPLDHPTSALSGGQKQRLALAGILAMRPGLILLDEPTANLDPDGVLEVRDAVARCLDKTGATLVVVEHRVSVWKDLVDRIVVLQPGSSTEPAVLLDGPPDRVLSEARTMLAAAGVWVPGYVPATRARSAVPAAGTGNLLLAAEQLGVSRERPRRQGFRKIPPVPVQEGVAAQVRAGQALAITGPNGAGKSTFALTLAGLLEPVSGKVSATLDLGRGAGIDPFRWKAEQLISRVGTVFQEPEHQFVTGKVLDELRFGPRHLGHGEDRVDELLERLRLTQLVDANPYTLSGGEKRRLSVATVLAASPQVLVLDEPTFGQDANTWAELASFLSELLDAGTAVVSVTHDAEFTEALGGEELRMAAAAEVAP; from the coding sequence ATGGCACCCTCCCAGGGAGCAGCCGGCGCCGTGCGCCCAGCCGCCGTCACCGCCCGCGGCTGGGGCTGGCGGCACGCTGGCAGGGCCAAGCCTGCCGTCCATGCCCTTGACCTGGGCATCACCCCCGGCGAGCGGGTGCTGCTGCTTGGCCCCTCGGGCGCCGGAAAGTCGACGCTCCTGCATGCGCTGGCCGGCGTGCTGGGAGACATCGACGACGACGGCGAGGCAGGCGACGCCGACGAGTCCGGTTCGCTGCTGGTTGACGGCGCCGTGCCCAGGTCCCAGCGCGGCCGCGCCGGGCTGATGCAGCAGGACCCGGAGACGCAGGTGGTCCTATCGCGGGTGGGGGACGACGTCGCCTTCGGCGCCGAGAACCTCGCCGTGCCCCGCGAGGCCATCTGGGCGCGCGTGCACGAGGCGCTTGCCGACGTCGGACTGTCCCACCTCCCGCTGGACCACCCGACGTCGGCCTTGTCCGGCGGGCAAAAGCAGCGCCTGGCGCTCGCTGGGATCCTGGCCATGCGCCCGGGGCTGATCCTGCTGGACGAGCCCACCGCCAACCTGGACCCGGACGGCGTGCTGGAGGTCCGCGACGCCGTGGCGCGCTGCCTGGACAAGACCGGAGCCACGCTGGTGGTGGTGGAGCACCGCGTGTCCGTGTGGAAGGACCTGGTGGACCGGATCGTGGTCCTGCAGCCCGGTTCGTCAACCGAACCTGCCGTGCTCCTGGACGGGCCACCGGACCGGGTGCTCAGCGAGGCGCGGACCATGCTCGCCGCCGCAGGAGTCTGGGTCCCCGGGTACGTCCCGGCCACCCGTGCCCGCTCTGCCGTGCCGGCCGCGGGAACGGGTAACTTGCTGCTGGCCGCGGAACAACTGGGCGTTTCCCGGGAGCGTCCGCGCCGCCAAGGCTTCCGCAAAATTCCGCCGGTACCGGTCCAGGAAGGCGTGGCCGCGCAGGTCCGCGCCGGCCAAGCCCTGGCCATCACCGGTCCCAACGGCGCCGGCAAGTCCACGTTCGCGCTGACCCTCGCCGGCCTCCTGGAACCGGTATCCGGAAAGGTCTCCGCCACCCTGGATCTCGGCCGCGGTGCCGGCATCGACCCGTTCCGGTGGAAGGCCGAGCAGTTGATTTCGCGCGTGGGGACGGTGTTCCAGGAGCCTGAGCACCAGTTCGTCACCGGCAAGGTGCTGGATGAGCTGCGCTTTGGTCCCCGGCACCTGGGCCACGGTGAGGACCGGGTTGACGAGCTGCTGGAGCGGCTGCGGCTCACCCAACTGGTGGACGCCAACCCCTACACGCTCTCCGGGGGTGAAAAGCGGCGGCTGTCCGTGGCCACCGTCCTTGCCGCCAGCCCCCAGGTCCTGGTCCTTGACGAGCCCACCTTCGGGCAGGATGCCAACACGTGGGCAGAGCTGGCGTCGTTCCTGTCTGAGCTGCTTGACGCCGGGACGGCGGTGGTTTCCGTGACCCACGACGCCGAATTTACGGAGGCGCTGGGCGGCGAGGAGCTGCGCATGGCGGCTGCGGCAGAGGTGGCGCCATGA
- a CDS encoding energy-coupling factor transporter transmembrane component T family protein has product MRQQLTLSGNRALLARANPLSKFAAVLLITAVLALSIDWVSASVALVFELLLFPLAGLTLSLLWQRGWPLILAAAIGGWSTSILAPDSGRILLDAGLWTMSEGSLQLGIGFLLRGFAIALPAVLLMSCTDPTDLADALGQKARLPHRFVLGTLAAMRLVGLMAEEWQTIGMARRARGVGSRGSLGQRVKATLGQSFGLLVQAIRRASRLAVTMEARGFGGATRTWARESTFSLLDLGVVAGGVVVAGLALFAAVTAGTWNMVWLGS; this is encoded by the coding sequence ATGAGGCAGCAACTCACCCTCAGCGGTAACCGCGCGCTGCTGGCCCGCGCCAACCCGCTCAGCAAATTTGCGGCGGTCCTGCTCATCACGGCCGTCCTTGCCCTGTCCATCGACTGGGTTTCGGCATCCGTGGCACTGGTCTTTGAGCTTCTGCTGTTTCCCCTGGCCGGGCTCACTCTCTCCCTGTTGTGGCAGCGCGGCTGGCCGTTGATCCTCGCGGCCGCGATAGGCGGCTGGAGCACCTCCATCCTGGCCCCGGACAGTGGCAGGATCCTGCTCGACGCCGGCCTCTGGACCATGAGCGAAGGCTCCCTCCAGCTGGGGATCGGCTTTTTGCTGCGCGGCTTTGCCATCGCCCTTCCGGCGGTGCTTCTGATGAGCTGTACCGATCCCACGGACCTGGCCGATGCCCTGGGGCAGAAGGCACGCCTGCCGCACCGGTTCGTCCTGGGAACCCTCGCCGCGATGCGGCTGGTGGGGCTCATGGCCGAGGAGTGGCAGACGATCGGCATGGCACGGCGTGCCCGGGGCGTTGGTTCACGCGGCAGCCTGGGCCAGCGGGTGAAGGCCACGCTGGGGCAAAGCTTCGGGCTCCTGGTGCAGGCCATCCGGCGCGCGTCGAGGCTTGCCGTGACCATGGAAGCGCGGGGCTTTGGCGGCGCCACGCGGACGTGGGCGCGGGAATCCACCTTCAGCCTGCTGGATCTCGGAGTGGTGGCCGGCGGGGTGGTGGTGGCCGGGCTGGCCCTCTTTGCGGCTGTCACCGCCGGTACCTGGAACATGGTGTGGCTGGGGAGCTGA
- a CDS encoding UDP-N-acetylglucosamine 1-carboxyvinyltransferase — protein MTQETAEHVAAMLRDARSEKGWTQGQLAAELGTSQSAVARMEQGKQNLSLKMIQRLENIFDRSIVNVGKPQMTHLRVEGGRTLSGAVDVNSSKNAGVALLCASLINRGTTVLRRLARIEEVNRIVEVLTSIGVECTWLNDTDLRLRRPAVLDLEAMDVDAARRTRSVIMLLGPMLDESREYRLPYAGGCDLGTRTVEPHMQALREFGLSVEATAGFYTVQAPPADTRDRSFVLTERGDTVTENAIMAAAHRPGTTVIRNASPNYMVQDLCFYLQMLGVTIEGVGTTTLKITGRPEIDADIEYFPSEDPIEAMSLITAGIVTNSEVTVRRVPIEFMEIELATLGQMGQKLEVSGEYMARNGRTRLVDVTTKPSELRAPEDKIHPMPFPGLNIDNLPFFAVIAANAHGQTMIHDWVYENRAIYLTELNRLGAQVQLLDPHRIYVNGPTKWRAAEVGCPPALRPAACLLLAMLAARGVSELRNIYVIERGYEDLAERLNTIGAKVEYFQD, from the coding sequence ATGACGCAGGAAACCGCTGAACACGTTGCCGCCATGCTGAGGGACGCCCGGAGCGAGAAGGGGTGGACCCAAGGCCAGTTGGCCGCCGAACTCGGCACCAGCCAGAGTGCCGTGGCCAGGATGGAGCAGGGCAAGCAGAACCTCAGCCTGAAAATGATCCAGCGGCTGGAAAACATCTTCGACCGCAGCATCGTCAACGTGGGCAAGCCGCAGATGACCCACCTCCGGGTGGAGGGCGGCCGCACGCTGTCCGGGGCCGTAGACGTGAACAGCAGCAAGAACGCCGGCGTCGCCCTGCTCTGCGCCAGCCTGATCAACCGCGGCACCACCGTGCTCCGCCGGCTGGCCCGCATCGAGGAAGTCAACCGCATTGTCGAGGTGCTGACCAGCATCGGCGTGGAATGCACCTGGCTCAATGACACGGACCTGCGCCTGCGTCGTCCCGCCGTCCTGGACCTGGAAGCGATGGACGTGGACGCGGCCCGCAGGACCCGCAGCGTCATCATGCTGCTCGGCCCCATGCTGGACGAGTCGCGGGAATACCGGCTGCCCTACGCCGGCGGCTGTGACCTGGGCACGCGCACGGTGGAGCCCCACATGCAGGCCCTGCGCGAGTTCGGCCTCTCGGTGGAAGCCACGGCCGGTTTCTACACCGTCCAGGCGCCCCCTGCCGACACCCGCGACCGCTCCTTCGTCCTCACCGAGCGGGGCGACACCGTCACCGAGAATGCGATCATGGCGGCGGCGCACCGGCCGGGAACAACCGTGATCCGCAACGCCAGCCCCAACTACATGGTCCAGGACCTCTGCTTCTACCTGCAGATGCTCGGCGTCACCATCGAGGGCGTGGGCACCACCACCCTGAAGATCACCGGCCGGCCCGAAATCGACGCCGACATCGAGTACTTCCCCTCCGAGGATCCCATCGAGGCCATGAGCCTGATCACGGCCGGCATCGTCACCAACTCCGAAGTCACAGTCCGGCGCGTTCCCATCGAGTTCATGGAAATCGAGCTGGCCACCCTGGGTCAAATGGGGCAGAAGCTTGAGGTTTCGGGCGAATACATGGCCCGCAACGGCCGCACCCGCCTGGTGGACGTCACCACCAAACCCTCCGAGCTGCGTGCCCCAGAGGACAAGATCCACCCCATGCCCTTCCCCGGGCTGAACATCGACAACCTGCCGTTCTTTGCCGTCATTGCGGCGAACGCCCACGGACAGACCATGATCCACGACTGGGTCTACGAAAACCGGGCAATCTACCTGACGGAGCTGAACCGGCTCGGCGCGCAGGTGCAGCTCCTGGACCCGCACCGGATCTACGTCAACGGGCCCACCAAGTGGCGGGCCGCCGAGGTGGGCTGCCCGCCCGCACTCCGTCCGGCGGCCTGCCTGCTGCTGGCCATGCTTGCCGCCCGCGGTGTCTCCGAACTGCGGAACATCTACGTGATTGAACGCGGCTACGAGGACCTGGCGGAGCGATTGAACACCATCGGCGCCAAGGTGGAGTACTTCCAGGACTAG